A stretch of DNA from Desulfosarcina ovata subsp. ovata:
GTCGGTGAAACAGCCGATAGAGGGTGGAAAGGCCAAAGCTTGCAGGAACAATTGTCTGGCGTTTGAGACTTTCCAAAAGCATCGGGACCGGCGTTGCCATCTGGCTTTGTCTAGTGGCAAGGACGATGTTGACTGTTTCCTCGTCCAAGTTTCGGGATTTGCCCTGATCGCCTCTTTTCCCGGGATACAGCGATTCGATACGGCCGTTGCTTTTTTGGTAACGCCGAATCCAGCGATAAATCGTATTTTCGCTGATCCGTGTTCGGCTGGAATAGGGAATGACCCATTTGCGCTCGCACTTCTCCCTCAACAGTCGCCGTTTCTCGCTTCTGGTCAGGTTCGTCGTGCCGACAAACTCGTGAATCACCCCAAACCGGAAAACAGCGACGGTCTCATCCTTTTCTTGTGTCATACAAACCTCCTTTTTTGTGTTTCCCCTGGCTTAAACCATTTCTCACGATACGGGGAGCGCACTGTTCGGTAGGTTTGTCGATGATGGAAACAACTCCGGATTAGACCCAAAATAAGCGAGTATTGAATTACAATACACTCAAGCCGTTGGTTGGTTGCGGGACCAGCAAAACAATGGCCAGCAGTAAAAGTGAGAGCGTTGTAAAGACGCACTTGTCTTGTTCTTTCTCAACATATAATCGCCATTTTTTAATTCTGCTGATCGTCTCGACTCCTTTCGTGGTTTGAGATAGGCTCACAGTCGCCCCATGCAACTGCTGCCCGATGCGTTGGCCCTACGTGAACCCGAACGACTTCATTTTGTCAGAAAATTTGATCACATGGGCAAGCTTGTCGTTGTATCCCACGATTCGGTAACAGATCCGCCGACCGGTTCGGACGACCAGACAGGGGATACGCATAAAGGTGTTGATGAATCGTTTAAATTCCATCCGCACCACCGACAAGCCTAAGGGACGATAAGATAGCAGCAGGCCAAACCAGGCCTTCAAATCCCAAGCCAGCGAGGCAATGGTCATCAGCGCCCAATTGGACAACAGCGTATCGGAGGCCGGGGTAAGCGCCTTAACGCCATTTTTCAATTGTTCGATGTCATTTTCATGGTCGCTGCGGGCGCGGTAAAAGTGGATCATTTGGTTGGCGGAACGTTTCCGATCATTGGTGATGTAGAAAAAGTAGCGCACATCTTCGAACAGATTCATCTCCCCGCGGACCACGTCGAGGGTTTTGCGCAAAATTATCAACCGATAGGTCTTTTTGCATTTGACCGGCCGGTATTCGCATTCGGCGATGTCTTCTGCTGTAGTGACGATTTTTTTGAACTGACGTTTTTTGACCACCTGCTGTTTGACATTTTCGGGCGTGCGCCTTTGGTATGTTTTGACCTGCCGGTGGGGGCGTTTTTCAAGCGGCTGCCAATCGTATGCACCGAGTCGGTCAGCGAGTTTTTTCAGATTGGGCATCGCATCCATGCCGAAAATAAACGTGCACTGGCGGTCCCACTTGTCAAAATGGCTGGTAAGACTGAAGTCGGTATCCCCTCGCAACTGCACCTTTTGGAAGCAGTTGCCGACCAGGTCCAGGCTTTGATCGATCCATGGGGAACAATCATGATGGGAAGCGACATTGCCTGATCGGTTGACGATAAATAGGGGTTCGCGGGTGTTATGCAACGAAATGACCAGTGGGTGATATCCCCATTGACCATTGTAGGAGATGTCCATGCCCTGCTTGCACTGGCCGTCAGTGGCACAGATGGTGCCATCCACGTTGATGACGGCCTCGCGCAAAAACCTTGCCGGCTGTATTTGCCAGATTTTCTTTCGGACCGTGTTTTTGGCTTCCATAAACGCGCCGATGTCCGGTTCGGTAAAACGTCTTAAGAAATCACCCGCTGTGGTGGGATCGGGAATGATCTGAGCGCCCAATGCATTGAGCCAACCCTCATCGTTGCGCAGCAGTTCGATATCCTGCAAACAGCTTCCACCGGCCAGGTAATTGTAGGCGATATTCAGGATATGATCCGATTCATGATACGGCAAATGACGTTTAAGCAATGTAACGCAAGCATCGACTTCATTGATCAAGCCAGTTTTGGCCGCCAGCTGATGAATGGCCCCGATACCGCCATAAGCGATTGCCTGATGGCGTCCGTCGACATCGTAGCAGATATTACGCCCCGCCATCATCGGCTTGGACTGATTGTCCCAGTTTCTTTTTTTGGTGCGTTTTTCTATTTTTCGCTTGCGTTTGGCCAATTTTTTGCGGATATTTTTCTTCACTCGAAATGTCCCTTTTTGTTCAGTACATTTTTTGTCTCGAAAACTAATAATATACTGAATTTAAGGGCATTTCGAGTTTTTTATTGAGAATTTTAGATAAAATTCTCGCTTATCCTGGGATTAGATGGTCCGACTGACAGGTGTCCGGCCCATATTCATGAATAGGGAAAAGGCGGCAAGCAAATCGGTCCCGATCCCAAAACAGGCCAGGGCTTTTCGTTTTAGTGCGGCCAGCCAATGGCGCTGCCGGGATGCAGACAACTTCGTGTTCCATCTGCCGCTGGATAGGCGTTGCTTCAGGCAATCGCAAATTGTTAAGATCGGCACCTGAAAACGATTAAAGTAACCTTCGGGCTTCATTTTAATAATGCAATTACAGTCCGGGCAACGGTATCTTCGAAGCCACACCCCAAAAGCAAACCCATCAAAGTAGGCGAGTACGAAACCGTGTCCCCATATTCGAGTTGAACCACACCTGGGGCATCCGCGAGGTGTTGGCCAACAAAAATTGCGTCCCTGTTCATCAATATCCTTGAGTTTTACACAAACGGAAAGTATCATCGGACCATTCTTTGTTGGGGTCGATAATACGACCCGGTTTTTTGGGGTGCTCCGGTCTGCCAACCGCCACCCCTTTTCTTTATCCATAAAAAAAGCCCCCTTGCCGGAGGCTCATCTAATTCGAAAATTCTTTTCCGTTTGTCAACGATTGTGAAAATTTAGCCGTTTACCCCACACTCAATCGCGGCAACCTACAGCTCCTCTCCTGGCTGGATGTCCTTTTTGAACAAGCGAATCAGAGGAACTATATGGAATTTTACAAGATCGGGGGAATTAAAAGCGGATTGGTAGGCGAACACCGATGGTTTTGGCGGGAATTAGAGTCGCTGGAATTGGATGGGAATTAAATCGGAGGTCACACCGTGACTTGCCGCGGGGAATCTTCACCGCACGCCCGGAGGCGATTTTCCATCGCCAAGATCAAATCCTCTTCAGTGTCGTTACACAGTTTGTGGCGGCAGAACCCCCAACATTAAAGACGACGGCAACTTCCGGCACTTTGGTGGCTGGTGCCATACCGATAGATTCTCCGACCAGTTGTTTGTAGGCCAGGGCATGCATGGAACACCCCGTCGCACCAACAGGGTGGCCTTTGGATTTAAGCCCGCCCGACAGGTTGACCGGGCACCGATCATCGGCGGTAAATCGGCCGTCAAGGTAGTCCCACCCGGCGCGGCCGTCTGCTGAAAGCCCTAACGCTTCGGTGGTTAGGATGTGATTGATGGAGAAGCAATCGTGAACTTCGGCCAGATCAACATCATCGATGGTAATTCCTGCCTCTTTGAAGGACTGGCTAACCGCCCGCTTCCCTGCAATCAGTTCATGCATATTCGGCCGCACGCTTTCCGCAAGCCGCTCCGTAGTCATGCCGATGCCGGCAATTTCCACTGCTCGCTGGCTGAGGGATCGGGCCTCATCTGTGGGTGCCAGGATTACTGCCGCAGCGCCATCTGATATCAGAGAGCAGTCGTGAAGACGCAATGGCGGGGCAATTACAGGATTACTGCCTTTCCCGGATTCCGGTAGCTCCAATATGGATTCAGGCGTAAACAGCTTGAGCCGATCCGCCGGCCCCCCCTTGCTGAAATGGGCCAGTGGGTTTTCGATACCATTTCGATAAGAAAGCGCCGAGACCGCCGCAAACATTCTCTGCAGCTCTTCCAGGTTATACCCGTAATGGGCCATGTAACCTTTGGCGTACTCGGCAAACAACCCCGGAAAGGTTACGCCTGCTGCGCCCTCTTTAGGCCAATAGGAAGAGCAGGCCAGGGCATGAGTGACGTCCGGTGTTGAGAGTAGGCTCATCTTTTCCACACCGATGACGAGAACTCGACGAAAGCGGCCGGACTCAATGCCAAAGATGGCATTATAGAGGGCCACGGATGACGAAGCACAGGCCCCTTCAGTGCGAGTGGTTGGAACGAACCGGAGAAACTCAGGTGCGACTTCCAGGCCCAGGGGCCCAACGTGCTCTTGGTTGATAAACATGGACGGTGAGCAGGAACCGATCCAAATACCATCGATGTCGGACGGGTGCAGACCCGCATCTTCAATGGCGCCTCTACCGGCTTCGATGATCAGGTCGTAAAACGACTTGGTATCCTTCACTTCTCCGGTTTCCCGGTTTTTTTCCACAAATGCCCCGAACTTCGTGTTGTAGGCACCGATGATGCTGACACGACTCATAGCCGATCTCCCGTTCTTAATGAAGTAAATATGTAAAACTTGGACTGATTTTAGCCGATTGACACACTATCCCTTTGAACCTAATCGCAGACCGCCATGGATGAAATAGACATCGCCGGTAAGCGCTTCGTTGCGGTATAGCTCGCCAACCAGGGAGGCAATTTCATCCGGTTCGACCAATCGTCCGATGGGGACATTATCCAGAATGCGGGATAGCGCCTTCTCGTTCATCCCCTCGATAAGGGGGGTCGCCACATAGCCCGGTGCCACGGCCACACAACGGATGCGGTCGGCAACTCCCCGCCGGAAAAATTCGGCGGTGATGACTTTGGGCATGACCGAAACCGCTGCCTTGGTAGACGAGTAGTTGATCTGACCGGCGGTTCCCAAAGATCCGGTGGATGAAATCAGACATATCAACCCCCGGTCTCCGTTGTTGATCATCTGTTCCGCACACTCACGCACGGTGAGAAACACCCCCGTCAAATTGACATCGATTACGGAGCGGAACTGATCGAGGGACATTTTTGAAACCACTTTCCCGGTTTCCCGATCGGGGGAGAGCATCAATCCGTCTTTTATAATGCCGGCAAAGGGCGCCACCAGGTTGATCTTGCCGAAGGCACCCATGGCCGTTTCCGCCAGCTTGTGGGTATCCGCTTCCTTCGTGACATCGCACACCAGGGTAATCGCCTGATCTCCGATATCCGCCTTTGCTTTGTTCAGGGCAGAGTCAGAAACATCTGCCAACACGACCTTCCCACCGGCATTGGCCCAGTATTTGGCAAAAGCCAAGCCGATACCGCTTGCCCCCCCGGTAACCACTGCTACCGCATCTTTAATTTCCAGCATAAGCGTCTCCTTTCAGAAAACCAGTTTCTTCCTTATTGTGTTAATCTAATTTTGCGCAAGCCCTTAAGCAGAAGTTTCGCACGTCAGCGAAGTGAATTATCACCAACGCCGTTAGTTCTCAACTTGATGTTTCTGCATAACCGAATTATTAATTTCATTCCCTCATCTCTTGTATCTCTTTTACAATTTCAGGTAATATTTCTCCGGTCTTACCAGGAAGGAAAAGATCACATCGAGCGGTCAGTGTACTTTCGTTCGGATTGATTTCTATGAGCTTTGCGCCATTTTTCTTAGCGTCGACTGGAAGAGCCGCCGCCGGGTATACCATACCGGATGTTCCTGAAATAAGCATCAAGTCGCACTTACACACTTCCTCAGTTGCTTCATCAAGCTGATGAACAGATTCACCAAAAGTCACTATATCCGGCCTCATTTTACCGCCACATTCACAAGAAGGAAGATATGGCATCACCCACGCTATGGAAAATTGTTTTATATTCAACAGGATATTCTCAACAAAGGAAAAAAGTTCATCCTTAGGAAAATGCTTTTTTTGAGCACAATCAAGACATCTGAATCGAAACAGATTGCCGTGAAGCTCAAACACCTTTAAACTTCCCGCATCCTGGTGGAGGTTATCACCATTCTGCGTGATAATAGATTTAAGATATCCCATCTTTTCGAGATCGGCAAAGGCATAATGGCCCGGATTTGGTGCGCAACTTTTGAATGTTTGAAGCATTTCTGAAAATAATTCGTTCGCTGCCTCCGGATGTCTTTTCAAGATTCCCATTATCCCACCTGAAGCGCCTCCGGAATACCGATTCCACAAACCATTCGGATCACGAAAGGTGGATATGCCGCTCTCCTCGGACACGCCAGCACCGGTAAAACCCACAACCCGCCTCGAGTGACGGATCATTGCCGACGCTTCAAAAATTTTATCACGGTTCACCATTTTTCACCTCCACGCATCGTTTTTACTTGGAACGCTTTCGGTGTTTTTGCACAAGCAGATAATATTCATAAGTCCTTCTCATACCTTTGACAAAAGGGGTATATTCAAATCCAAGGAGATTTTGTATGCCAACGCCTGAATAGATCAGGTGATTGTCTAATGGAAAAGGCAAAGGAATCTTTTTTCTATTGATATCTACCATGCTCATTTGGCTGGTGTTAATTTTTTTTCCGATTATCTCCTCAAAAACTTCTATCATCCTTTTATATGAAACAAGTTCCGGGGCTGATATGTTGAAAGCTCGGCCAAATACCCCTGGGTTACAAAGCGCTTTAATAATAATTTTGGCAAGATCAACAACATAAACAAAGCTGTAGAGGGGCAGCTCATTATCCGGTAAAATGACTGTTTTGTGATCCCTGATAAGATCAAAAAAGTATGTTTCACGGGGAGCGTAATTATATTCACCGTAAATAATAGCCGGGCGTAATGACGTGCATAATACACCTTTTTCTTCGCATAATTTATTCAACCTGCACTCAGTCATCCATTTGTTATACCCATAATCAGCATAAGGACCCAGTTCGGACTGAGGGCCGACAAGTTTTGAAGCATCTTCCTTGATGGGCAGATCAAGAACGTTCTGATTAACCGTGGTGGTGCTGATAAATATATAATGTTGCAGGGTGCCGGGAAGAGAATTTAAAACGGTTTCAATCTCATCCGGTGTATAAGCACAAAAATCAACCAGAGCATCCCATTGTTTGTCCGGTATCACCTGTTTGATCCGGTCGGCATTATTTCTATCCCCGACCAGCTCCGTGACACCCTCTTTTCTTAAAGGTATATTACCGCGGTTATAGACAAAAACATTGTATTCTTTTTCCCTTAAAAGCTCTTCTACAAAAATTCTGCCTGCAAAATAACTGCCGCCGATAATTAATATATTTTTCATTCGCCTCTTCCCTTTATCCGAACAAGGGACAACCCGTAATCCATGTCTTTGTCTTTCGGCAAATGCAAATCAGCATCTATCCGAGCCACACATCTCTTTTCCTTAGGTTACTATCCTGTATCCCGGCATGGATAATAGGACCATGATCAAGCATAAAATCGCTGGATGAATGGCTTAGCCCACATTTACGCAACTCCCTGATCACCTGGGCGCAAATGACCTCGATAATTTCACTTTTCTTTTTATAATCATGGGTTGCAATCATAAGCCCGATATTTTCATACAGGAACTCTCCCAGAATCGGGAGCAGACGAACTGCAGGATGTCGCCATTTATAAAACGGGGTGTAGCGCCTGTTTAGCAGAAAAACCAGCGACATGATATCTGAGCAAAATCTTTTTTCCGCATAAAGGACGGCAAAGAACTGCCTGCGTTTCACCGAACGCATGAAATTATATTGACCTGACTGGGCACAGCTCATGCATCTGGCAGCAATTTTTATCAGTCGTATATCCTCCGGATAGAATTTTAAAAGCTCGCTTCTAATCCTTGTAAATTCTCCTAAAGGATCGGCAAAGACCCTCCCATTGCAGCATTTAGACAAATATTCTTCAGGCAGATAGAGCCATTTTTCGAGCGTATCAGGAGCCTTGGGGCTTCCAATAAATCTCTGATAAAAAGCCCCGATCTCATGTACCCCCACCCGACCGCTGCCCCATTGACTCGGAATACGCTTAAAGCCCTTGAAAATATGAACCAGATTTTGATACTCCACTTCAAGTTTTTGTCCTATGGTTTTATAATCTTCTTTCGTCAACCATAAGCAGAATCCAGGTCCCCAATCATGGTCCCTGGATATTTGGTCATCAAAGCCGTAACATTCCGAACCTTCTCCTACCAGACCAGCCGCAATACGATTTTGGTAATCCGGAAACTTTTTTTCTATCATTTTAGTTCCATGGACCCTAAAATATTCTTCTGCCAGCTTTAACCCCTTCACGGAAAGATCTCCATTGTATTTTACTCATACTTCAATACAAAAACATCTTCAGTTCCAACAAACCTTTCATCCTCTATAAGAGAGTTGATTTTTTTCGAAGCCTTAGCGGTAATATATTTTTCACCGCATTGCACACACAGACCGGCAGGAATATCCTTGACCACATAAAGCTGTCCTTCCAGACGATAGTCGAAATTTCCTACCTGTACTTGCTCTATCATACCGCCGCAAAAGAAACACTTGTTTAACTTTTCCCCCATTCTCTTACCTCCATGTTCAATTCGGTTGACAGGATCTTTCCACATCTTACTACCGGGAACATAAGTAAAAAGAATAAGCAACCAACCGTGTTGATCATCAGCGCACATAACATGGATCGGTTTTTCTCCAGCATAGCCTAGCACCAGAGCGCTGACTCCCCTTGCTGGGTGCCTGTGCGTTTCGATGATCCTGCCGTTTGCGATGGCATCCTCAATCTCCCTTATCGTTACCTTTTTTACCATAAAGTACCTGACAATATGTTCGGAGATATGATAATCGGATGCCTTCGCCTTTTCCCTTATCCATTCAATCTTTGGCGCATCATTTTCTAAAGCCATAATCATTTTTTGTTTCCATATATTTTGCATAATGAAACCGGATACCGCAAACTATCGCGGTGTTCATTGTTAACCCATACGAACATTATAAACACCTCGTCCCTCAGCAACTACACAATCAGGATTCCCCTCAGAATAGACTACGATATGGGCGTTACCAATTCGATTGCCAAGCAGTTTGACAATTCCATCTGCAACCAAACCCGTGGCAATCACCGGTTTGAGATAATCAACACGCAGGTCAATAGTAGCAATAAGTACATCGATATCACACATTGACCAGACAGCGAATCCACCGCAAGTATCAATTAACATAGACAATACACCCCCATGGATAGCTTTTCGCCGGCTATCGCCAAGCAGTTCGGACCTATAAGGGAGATACAGTTTACACTTGCCACGATCCAAAGAGCTCACCCTGACTCCAATAAAACGGTTGAAAGGGATTTTGTTTTCAATTAAATCCTTCAGCGCACTAAAATCTTCCGTACCCATTCCATGAATCCTCAATAATTTCTTTTCCAGACGTCCACGAGCTCTCAGGGGCCTCGGAAAAAATTAAATCCACGATCTTACTTGTCTTTTTGCCCGCTTCTTTGGCTTCATTTTTTGTAGCCTCGAATGATGTCATAGGCTTTGCGGAATTAAGACCTCCGCTATTTGTCAACATAGTTGTCGCATTTTTTCAATTATATTTCATTGGGATCGAAACCTTTGTCCACCTATGCGATGGTCTCCCGGAAAGGATTACAATTAAGATGTTGTTGCGTATTAAGGTCGGAATAGTCAATCATAACTTTTCAACAGGCTATACGGTCCAATAAGAAAAGTTTCCAGGCAAGCAACACAGTGGTTCGATCCCCCCTTCCATCATATAGAATGTTGTTTCGATTTGAACAAAACCTATTTGCGGTAAGCAGAACTTTGGTTCAACGGCAAATGCCACGCCTGGAAGAAAGACTTCAGTGTTTTTCGGATAAATAAAAGGACCTGGTTATCTACTTCGCTAAAGTGATTATGACCTAACCATCTGAAGATATGAAGGTTTGAGCCCAAAACGGTTGTTCTCTATAAATTGCCTGTATTTTCAACTGTATAACCCAATATCACTTTAGCTTTATGGATAACCAGGTAAAAGGATATTCATTTACAAACAGCCCAAGTCCATATGCCCGACATTAAAACTGGAATCCGGTTATCCGTAAAGGCCAAGTGACAATTTTTTCTCAGCAAAGTACCCATCAAGCAGGATGTCTTCAAGAGTACTCTTTGCTGTCACCACGGCCTGTTGAATGATACGCATGAATTTTTTACCAATGTTGGCGGATTTTCTCCGATTGAATCGAAAAACATACTCGTCCAGATAATTCTGTAGATAGCGAGGTTCAAACCGGCACTGATGGGTACTGCGAATCAATCGTTTGACCAAGGTGGCGACCAAATGAACACCGTACAACACACTATCTTTGTCAGACGTTTTGGTTAGGTTCCGTTCAACATGCGTATAACGCTCTTTGTCAATAGACTGGTATGAACGCCAGGCATCGGTAACGATGGTGCTGCCCGGTTCGATATTTGACTCGATGAATGTAGTCAGTGACATACTCGAACAATCCGGGATGACCTTTAGACGGATACGGCCAATCACCCTTTTCTGGTCATCCCTTTCTACAGCGGCGATCACGGTGGTTTTGCTTTCTGCACCGCGCCCCCGTTTGCCGGATGCTTTGCCGCCGATGTAGAACTCATCGACTTCAACCCGTCCGGATAGCTTCTCCCGGTCTTTCCGGATGGTGCAACGCCTGAGTTTTTGTAGCCATGACCAAGCAGTACCGTAACTACCAAGGCCAAGAAGTTCTTGCAGATCGACAGCGTTCAGCCCGGACTTTCGGGTGGTGAACCACCACATGGCCTTGAACCAGTACGTAAGGGGCTTTTTTGAACTATCCATAATCGTACCGGCTGTAAGCGAGTGCTGGTGTTCACACCGGGTGCAGATATAAATGTGTTTAGCGCTGATCCAGTATTTTGTATGGCCACATAATTTGCAACTGAATCCATCAGGCCAGATGGTTTGTAAAAGGTAATCGTAGCATTTTTCGATATCTGAAAAGCGCTTATCAAACTCGATTTCGGATTTTGGGAAGTCTTCCCTTATGATGAATGTGTTCATTTGGCCTCCTTTTGTTATTTGTTGAGGCCATTATACCAGGGGGGTGTGACAGATACGGTCACACCCTGAACAACTTGGGCTTTCCAGATAACCGGAAACTGGAATTTGGCGGACACCCCATAAAGTTGTCGGCAAGACCATTCTTTGTGACCACATCGGCAGCCTTGCGCACGACGTCACCAATTCGTACGGTATTCTGCTTTGCATTTTCTTTGAATACTTCCATAAATTCATAGGCGACATCGTACGCCCGCTTTAGTTCGGGACTTGGAGACTTAAAAAAATAGGTTCTGTCTGTAATCGGCCATCAGCTTAAATATATTCGACAGTGAAGACGCCTCTCTGACATCAGTTACCCATGAATCAGACTGCGCTCTTTCAAAACTGAGGACCACCCATAAGACAGGATCTTTTTCAATCGGTATCACCATTATCTGATGCTGAGCGCTCCCCGAAAAATAATACTGGTTAATCGGATCGATAAGGATAAAATATCGATCCGTTCCGTGTCCATAAGATTTTGAAGTTTCTCTATTCGTCTGCGCATACGCTCCATCTTCTATTGATGTTCAGCATTTCTAACCCCAGGTCAGTATCAAATTGTCAGCTCTCGCCTCTTTCCTCACACCACCTCAATCCGAAGGGAATAAATTTTATGTCTACCATTAATTGTCCCCTTTTTCTGTCGTTTTTGGATTGAAATGCATTTCTTCAAGAATTGATTTTCTTAACTTTCCACTCGCTGTTAGGGGTAGTGAATCTATGAATTCGATATGTTTTGGAACTTTGTATTTAGCTACTTTTTCATTTAGAAAGTTGATAATATCTTCTTTTGTAGGTGTTTCTCCTTCACGACAAACGATATAAGCTTTCCCCGTCTCACCCCAGGTTTCATCCGGCACTCCGATAATCGCTACATTCTCGATCTTAGGATGGCCTAATAGAATTCTCTCCACTTCCGCAGGATATACGTTTTCCCCACCACTCCTGTACATATTTTTTATACGATCAACCATATATAAAAAACCTTCCTCGTCAGTGTATCCCTGATCGCCAGTGTGAAGCACACCATCAACAATCGTATTTTTTGTCTCTTCGGGCGCATCCCAGTAGCAACTCATAACGTTCGGACCTGTTGCCACTATCTCACCGACCTCAAAAGGAGCGAGTTTTTCCCCCTTTTCGTTTTGTATCCATACTTCGCTGAAAAAATTTGGAAGCCCACATGAGTCCTGTTTTCTTCTTAAAGCATCTTTCGGCATCAAGACCATGGAAGAATTTTCAGTCTGACCATAGCCGGTGAGCAGATGAAGTCCTTTTCCAGCAAGTTCATTAAGAAACCCTTTCGTTGTTACCTCGGCTCCTCCAAACAAAACCCGAACACTACTGACATCGACTTTATCAAGAATTCCTGCTTGAAGTACGAACCTAAGCATTGTAACAAAAGCAACCACTATTGTAGCTTTGTATTTTTCAATGTCCAAGGCAAACAGCACTGGATCAAACTTCGTTCTCAAAACAAGAGTTGCGCCACGGCAAAGACAAGGTGTAGCCGCCACGCAAAGTCCACCGGAGTGACAAAGAGGAATATGACATAAAATCACATCATCTTTTCTCATGTCAGTGTAGTCTATAATGTGAAAGCTCTTAAAATAGTTCTGGCCATGTGATATAACGGCGCCTTTTGGATCTCCTGTAACACCGGATGTATAAAGAATCGCAAGGGGATCTTCCAGGTCTATCTGCTCCTCAATTACTGGTTCAGAACTTAAGCGTCCACTTATACTTTGGTAATAGTCAATCGCCCAACCTGGACAGTCAGGACTTCCGACACTGTTGCTTTTAAAGAAAATAAACTTATCTTCTTCCACGCATACCGAAGATCGAATCTTCTCAATGTTCTTTAAAACGTCATCATGAAATATAAGCAGACGAGCGCCACATCTATTGATTTGGTATTCCAGCTCTCGCGGCATGAGTCTATAAATCAGGGGAACAAAAATGAGCCCAAGCTTGGCTGCAGCAAAATAGCATACCAGCAATTGAGGACAATTTAACATGTCAACAGCGATACGATCCCCCTTGCGAAGTCCCTTCTCCTGAAAAAAATTGCATACTCTGTTTACTTCATCATTCAAAGCACCGTATGTAATAGGCGTATCTTCATAAATAACAGCCGTTCTGTCAGGAGTAAGCACCGCTCTTTTACTTATTATTTTTCCGACGCTCCATTTCATCTTACAGTCTCCTTCAATCTCCCTCTGGTCTTTTGTCAATTCGATTCAAACCCTTGGATACATCCATGATGCAACCAATTACTCAAATGACTTGGAGGTGCTCATGGATGTATCAAAATACCAGTGTTGATGACGAAATTGAAAATTAAAAACCCAAGTTGGATCACTATATATTATAAATAGAGGAAAATATTCCATC
This window harbors:
- a CDS encoding IS1380 family transposase, producing MKKNIRKKLAKRKRKIEKRTKKRNWDNQSKPMMAGRNICYDVDGRHQAIAYGGIGAIHQLAAKTGLINEVDACVTLLKRHLPYHESDHILNIAYNYLAGGSCLQDIELLRNDEGWLNALGAQIIPDPTTAGDFLRRFTEPDIGAFMEAKNTVRKKIWQIQPARFLREAVINVDGTICATDGQCKQGMDISYNGQWGYHPLVISLHNTREPLFIVNRSGNVASHHDCSPWIDQSLDLVGNCFQKVQLRGDTDFSLTSHFDKWDRQCTFIFGMDAMPNLKKLADRLGAYDWQPLEKRPHRQVKTYQRRTPENVKQQVVKKRQFKKIVTTAEDIAECEYRPVKCKKTYRLIILRKTLDVVRGEMNLFEDVRYFFYITNDRKRSANQMIHFYRARSDHENDIEQLKNGVKALTPASDTLLSNWALMTIASLAWDLKAWFGLLLSYRPLGLSVVRMEFKRFINTFMRIPCLVVRTGRRICYRIVGYNDKLAHVIKFSDKMKSFGFT
- a CDS encoding thiolase C-terminal domain-containing protein → MSRVSIIGAYNTKFGAFVEKNRETGEVKDTKSFYDLIIEAGRGAIEDAGLHPSDIDGIWIGSCSPSMFINQEHVGPLGLEVAPEFLRFVPTTRTEGACASSSVALYNAIFGIESGRFRRVLVIGVEKMSLLSTPDVTHALACSSYWPKEGAAGVTFPGLFAEYAKGYMAHYGYNLEELQRMFAAVSALSYRNGIENPLAHFSKGGPADRLKLFTPESILELPESGKGSNPVIAPPLRLHDCSLISDGAAAVILAPTDEARSLSQRAVEIAGIGMTTERLAESVRPNMHELIAGKRAVSQSFKEAGITIDDVDLAEVHDCFSINHILTTEALGLSADGRAGWDYLDGRFTADDRCPVNLSGGLKSKGHPVGATGCSMHALAYKQLVGESIGMAPATKVPEVAVVFNVGGSAATNCVTTLKRI
- a CDS encoding SDR family NAD(P)-dependent oxidoreductase; its protein translation is MLEIKDAVAVVTGGASGIGLAFAKYWANAGGKVVLADVSDSALNKAKADIGDQAITLVCDVTKEADTHKLAETAMGAFGKINLVAPFAGIIKDGLMLSPDRETGKVVSKMSLDQFRSVIDVNLTGVFLTVRECAEQMINNGDRGLICLISSTGSLGTAGQINYSSTKAAVSVMPKVITAEFFRRGVADRIRCVAVAPGYVATPLIEGMNEKALSRILDNVPIGRLVEPDEIASLVGELYRNEALTGDVYFIHGGLRLGSKG
- a CDS encoding NAD-dependent deacylase; this translates as MVNRDKIFEASAMIRHSRRVVGFTGAGVSEESGISTFRDPNGLWNRYSGGASGGIMGILKRHPEAANELFSEMLQTFKSCAPNPGHYAFADLEKMGYLKSIITQNGDNLHQDAGSLKVFELHGNLFRFRCLDCAQKKHFPKDELFSFVENILLNIKQFSIAWVMPYLPSCECGGKMRPDIVTFGESVHQLDEATEEVCKCDLMLISGTSGMVYPAAALPVDAKKNGAKLIEINPNESTLTARCDLFLPGKTGEILPEIVKEIQEMRE
- a CDS encoding NAD-dependent epimerase/dehydratase family protein, with amino-acid sequence MKNILIIGGSYFAGRIFVEELLREKEYNVFVYNRGNIPLRKEGVTELVGDRNNADRIKQVIPDKQWDALVDFCAYTPDEIETVLNSLPGTLQHYIFISTTTVNQNVLDLPIKEDASKLVGPQSELGPYADYGYNKWMTECRLNKLCEEKGVLCTSLRPAIIYGEYNYAPRETYFFDLIRDHKTVILPDNELPLYSFVYVVDLAKIIIKALCNPGVFGRAFNISAPELVSYKRMIEVFEEIIGKKINTSQMSMVDINRKKIPLPFPLDNHLIYSGVGIQNLLGFEYTPFVKGMRRTYEYYLLVQKHRKRSK
- a CDS encoding DUF4037 domain-containing protein is translated as MKGLKLAEEYFRVHGTKMIEKKFPDYQNRIAAGLVGEGSECYGFDDQISRDHDWGPGFCLWLTKEDYKTIGQKLEVEYQNLVHIFKGFKRIPSQWGSGRVGVHEIGAFYQRFIGSPKAPDTLEKWLYLPEEYLSKCCNGRVFADPLGEFTRIRSELLKFYPEDIRLIKIAARCMSCAQSGQYNFMRSVKRRQFFAVLYAEKRFCSDIMSLVFLLNRRYTPFYKWRHPAVRLLPILGEFLYENIGLMIATHDYKKKSEIIEVICAQVIRELRKCGLSHSSSDFMLDHGPIIHAGIQDSNLRKRDVWLG
- a CDS encoding DUF4258 domain-containing protein, encoding MIMALENDAPKIEWIREKAKASDYHISEHIVRYFMVKKVTIREIEDAIANGRIIETHRHPARGVSALVLGYAGEKPIHVMCADDQHGWLLILFTYVPGSKMWKDPVNRIEHGGKRMGEKLNKCFFCGGMIEQVQVGNFDYRLEGQLYVVKDIPAGLCVQCGEKYITAKASKKINSLIEDERFVGTEDVFVLKYE